Proteins encoded in a region of the Flavobacterium sp. MDT1-60 genome:
- a CDS encoding helix-turn-helix transcriptional regulator: MVNIDDFVKRLEIILDYYNLNASSFADKIGVQRSSMSHLLSGRNKPSLDFVMKILEVFPDVDLYWILNGKGNFPKTEDESLNSKQDIASEIVKPLAPISSNENFIGGNLFSEINYKEDEKSETRNSVEAKNSNLISTEGEIEKIVFFYKNGTFKVYIP; the protein is encoded by the coding sequence AGATTATTATAATTTAAATGCCTCTTCTTTTGCCGATAAAATTGGCGTGCAGCGTTCTAGTATGTCTCACCTGCTTTCTGGCAGAAACAAACCTAGTTTGGATTTTGTAATGAAAATTTTGGAAGTTTTTCCAGATGTAGATCTTTATTGGATATTAAACGGGAAAGGAAATTTTCCTAAAACAGAAGATGAAAGTTTAAATTCAAAACAAGATATAGCTTCTGAAATTGTAAAACCTCTCGCTCCTATTTCATCAAATGAAAATTTTATTGGTGGAAATTTATTTTCTGAGATCAATTATAAGGAAGATGAAAAATCAGAAACAAGAAATTCAGTTGAAGCAAAAAACTCAAATTTAATTTCAACAGAAGGCGAAATTGAGAAAATTGTCTTTTTTTATAAAAATGGGACATTTAAGGTATATATCCCGTAA